A genomic region of Sphingobium sp. HWE2-09 contains the following coding sequences:
- the dnaQ gene encoding DNA polymerase III subunit epsilon has protein sequence MREIIFDTETTGFDPASGDRMVEIGCIELINRVPSGRTFHAYYNPQRDMPAAAEAVHGLSSHFLLDKPLFHSGVADLLAFLEDSPLVAHNARFDFGFLNHELKLCGHPDVSLDRMIDTVAIARTLHPGAKHSLDALCTRYGIDRSHRIKHGALLDAELLAQLYIELTGGRQIGLGLAQEADKEIVGVELTASAVVRPLRPARIFTPSAQELERHAAFIATLTKPLWLEEA, from the coding sequence ATGCGCGAGATTATTTTCGATACCGAAACGACAGGGTTCGACCCGGCATCCGGTGACAGGATGGTCGAGATCGGCTGCATCGAGTTGATCAACCGCGTGCCCAGCGGCCGCACTTTCCACGCTTATTATAATCCCCAGCGCGACATGCCCGCCGCGGCCGAAGCGGTGCATGGCCTGTCGAGCCATTTCCTGTTGGACAAGCCGCTGTTCCACAGCGGAGTCGCCGACCTGCTCGCCTTTTTGGAGGACAGCCCGCTGGTCGCGCATAATGCGCGGTTCGATTTCGGATTCCTCAACCATGAATTGAAACTGTGCGGCCATCCCGACGTGTCGCTCGATCGGATGATCGATACCGTCGCGATCGCCCGCACCCTGCATCCCGGCGCCAAGCACAGCCTGGACGCACTGTGCACCCGATACGGCATCGACCGCAGCCATCGCATCAAGCATGGCGCGCTGCTGGACGCCGAATTGCTGGCGCAACTCTATATCGAACTGACCGGCGGCCGTCAGATCGGCCTGGGTCTGGCACAGGAGGCGGACAAAGAGATCGTCGGGGTGGAACTGACGGCGAGCGCCGTGGTTCGCCCCTTGCGACCTGCGCGTATCTTCACACCCAGCGCGCAGGAGCTGGAGCGACATGCAGCGTTTATCGCGACGCTGACCAAGCCGCTCTGGCTGGAGGAGGCATAG